The genomic DNA CGCTGCAACACGGTCAATGACATCAGCGACAAGGTGGTAGGCTACGACGTTCGCTACATGCTCGACGGCAAAGAAGGCAAAGTCCGCATGGACCGCGACCCGGGCAACCAGATCCCGGTGAGCAAGGAGGGTCAACTGATCCTGGGCCAGAACGAACCAGCTCAGTAATCCAACCGCTATGAAAAAAGCACCCTTTGGGGTGCTTTTTTTATGCCCGCATTTCATGGCCCGTCACCAATCCCCTGTGGGAGCTGCAGTGGACACAAATCTTGTGTCCGGCCCAAATTCCCTGTGGGAGCGAGCTTGCTCGCGATAGCGGTGGATCAGCTTGCATCCATGTCGAATGTGCCACCGCCATCGCGAGCAAGCTCGCTCCCACACTGGATCTCCAGCGGATACGAAACCTGTGCCCGGCCCAAATCCCTCTGTGGGAGCGAGCTTGCTCGCGATAGCGGTGGTTCAGCCTGCATCCATGCTCAGGTGTCATCCATTGTGGCGAGGGAGCTTGCTCCCGCTCGGTTGCGCAGCGACCGCAAGATCTTGGGTCTGCTGCGCAGCCCAGCGGGAGCAAGCTCCCTCGCCACGGGGTGTTCATCTGAGCTGAGTGGTGTGGGGCAGGCATAAAAAAAGCACCCCGAAGGGTGCTTTTTCTGTAGCCGAGCTGCTTAGCGCTTCAGCGAAGCCGGCAAATGCGGCTGGATGGCGGTGAGCACAGCCTTGAAGCATTTGGTGTTGCCAGCAACGATGTGACCTTTCTCAAGGAAATCGTGGCCGCCAGTGAAGTCACTCACCAAACCGCCGGCTTCCTGGATCAGCAGGGCGCCCGCAGCCATGTCCCACTCGGACAGGCCTGACTCCCAGAACGCATCGAAACGGCCAGCAGCCACATAAGCCAAATCCAGGCTCGCAGCACCGGCGCGGCGGATGCCGGCGGTCTGGCCGACCAGGGCGCGGAACATGCCCAGGTAGTTGTCCAGGTTGTCCATCTGGTCATCACGGAACGGGAAGCCGGTACCCAGCAGGGCGCCATCCAGGCTGGTGCGGCCGCTGACGCGCAGGCGACGACCGTTCAGTTGGGCGCCACGGCCACGGCTGGCGGTGAATTCTTCCTGGCGAACCGGGTCCAGCACAACGGCGTGTTCCAGGCGGCCACGGTACTTGCAGGCGATGCTGACAGCGAAGTGAGGAATGCCGCGCAAGAAGTTGGTGGTGCCGTCCAGCGGATCGATGATCCACAGGTACTCTTCGCCTTCGATGCCGGTACCGGCGTGCATGCCAGTCTCTTCACCGAGGATGGAGTGGTTCGGGTAAGCCTTGCGCAGGGCGTCGACGATCTTTTGCTCGGCGGCGCGATCGACCTCGGACACGTAGTCCTTGGCGTCTTTTTCATCGACCTTGATGGTATCCAGGCGCTCGATGGAGCGGAAGATCAGTTCACTGGCGCTGCGGGCGGCGCGCAGCGCGATATTCAGCATGGGCTGCATGGATGTGTCACCTAAGGTTGTTAAAGAAAGCCGCGCATTCTATCAGAAAGTTTTCCGAGGAGAAGGTTGGTGTTCGCTTTCATAGCTTAACGGTAGGTGCTTATGTAAGATTTGCTCCCTTTATCGTGTTCGAGAGCGCCTCCCTTGTTGCAGAACATTCGTGTCGTCCTGGTCAATACCAGCCATCCGGGTAACATCGGCGGAGCTGCGCGGGCCATGAAGAACATGGGCCTGTCGCGCCTGGTGCTGGTCGAGCCGCGCTTGTTTCCCCATCACGAAGCCGACGCCCGGGCCTCCGGCGCCGGTGACATCCTCGCCAACGCCCAGGTCGTCGCCAGCCTCGAAGATGCCTTGGTGGGTTGCAACCTGGTGCTCGGCACCAGCGCCCGCGACCGCCGTATCCCCTGGCCGCTGCTCGACCCCCGCGAATGCGGGACCAAAGTGGTCGAGGAGGCCGCGCAAGGCTTTGAAATCGCCCTGGTGTTCGGCCGTGAAGACTCCGGTCTGACCAACGACGAGCTGCAGCGATGTCACTTTCACGTGCATATCCCTTCCGACCCCGAGTTCAGTTCCTTGAACCTGGGGGCGGCGGTGCAGGTGTTGAGTTATGAAGTGCGCATGGCTTGGCTGGCGGCCGAAGGCAAGCCCAGCAAAGTCGAAAAAACCGAGGTCACGTCGCCGCGCAGTGAGACACTGGCGACCATGGACGAGCTGGAACGATTCTTTGAACACCTGGAGCAGACCCTGGTGGACATCGAATTCCTCGACCCGGAAAAGCCGCGACACTTGATGGCGCGCCTGCGTCGGTTGTACGGACGAAGCTCGGTCAGCCGGGCGGAGATGAATATATTGCGCGGCATCCTCACGGAAACCCAGAAGGCGGCCCGTGGCGAGCTGATTAAGCGGAAGAAATAAAATGTTCGAACGTTTGCGTGAAGATATCCAAAGTGTTTTCCATCGTGACCCGGCGGCGCGCAATGCCTTTGAAGTGCTGACCTGCTACCCGGGGATGCACGCCATCTGGATCCATCGCCTGTCCGGCGCCTTGTGGAACATGGGCTGGAAGTGGCTGGCGCGGCTGGTCTCGAACTTCGGCCGCTGGCTGACCGGGATCGAGATCCACCCGGGTGCCAAGGTCGGCCGTCGGTTCTTCATCGACCACGGTATGGGCATCGTCATCGGCGAAACCGCCGAGATCGGCGACGACGTGACCCTGTACCAGGGCGTGACCCTCGGCGGCACCAGCTGGAACAAAGGCAAGCGCCACCCAACCCTGGAAGACGGCGTGGTGGTCGGTGCCGGCGCCAAGGTGCTCGGGCCGTTCACGGTGGGGGCGGGGGCGAAAGTCGGCTCCAACGCCGTGGTGACCAAGGCCGTGCCGCCGGGCGCGACCGTGGTGGG from Pseudomonas beijingensis includes the following:
- the trmJ gene encoding tRNA (cytosine(32)/uridine(32)-2'-O)-methyltransferase TrmJ, translating into MLQNIRVVLVNTSHPGNIGGAARAMKNMGLSRLVLVEPRLFPHHEADARASGAGDILANAQVVASLEDALVGCNLVLGTSARDRRIPWPLLDPRECGTKVVEEAAQGFEIALVFGREDSGLTNDELQRCHFHVHIPSDPEFSSLNLGAAVQVLSYEVRMAWLAAEGKPSKVEKTEVTSPRSETLATMDELERFFEHLEQTLVDIEFLDPEKPRHLMARLRRLYGRSSVSRAEMNILRGILTETQKAARGELIKRKK
- the suhB gene encoding type III secretion system regulator SuhB, producing the protein MQPMLNIALRAARSASELIFRSIERLDTIKVDEKDAKDYVSEVDRAAEQKIVDALRKAYPNHSILGEETGMHAGTGIEGEEYLWIIDPLDGTTNFLRGIPHFAVSIACKYRGRLEHAVVLDPVRQEEFTASRGRGAQLNGRRLRVSGRTSLDGALLGTGFPFRDDQMDNLDNYLGMFRALVGQTAGIRRAGAASLDLAYVAAGRFDAFWESGLSEWDMAAGALLIQEAGGLVSDFTGGHDFLEKGHIVAGNTKCFKAVLTAIQPHLPASLKR
- the cysE gene encoding serine O-acetyltransferase; the protein is MFERLREDIQSVFHRDPAARNAFEVLTCYPGMHAIWIHRLSGALWNMGWKWLARLVSNFGRWLTGIEIHPGAKVGRRFFIDHGMGIVIGETAEIGDDVTLYQGVTLGGTSWNKGKRHPTLEDGVVVGAGAKVLGPFTVGAGAKVGSNAVVTKAVPPGATVVGIPGRIIVKSDEEQDARRKAMAEKIGFDAYGVGEDMPDPVARAINQLLDHLQAVDGRLEGMCGALKDLGSNYCAKDLPELREEDFACVKDKDETQAS